Proteins encoded in a region of the Octopus sinensis linkage group LG8, ASM634580v1, whole genome shotgun sequence genome:
- the LOC115214993 gene encoding carbohydrate sulfotransferase 11-like isoform X1 has protein sequence MLNVCRVFSSHRILVILTGFLLVAVFVFIDTNMLVCKRTEINVSSEQKDKFSGRMFIDKKNHLLYCSVPKIGSTFMKRLLLILSGKMNKSSIVEIKTKLAHKIRLENVNILDINSASINGCFANFHKLLVVRNPYERLYSAYLDKFVRPNGLYYKLGKKIIKMFRSNPSSQSLSCGDDVTFPEFIKYFIYSLQTGNLTDPHFIPIHMLCQPCLFDYKVIRLEDISVELPKFLHSIGINFISPSDYLKETRLLDEAKHIEYLFERNSPLVKNCLSSTEVLRRLWKRDQIRGFIKMNYSFPLEDVLLPHLPKSQIFKMFFSYYQMSYRKDRRASYRTAMLAAYSQLSPRDFQLTQQYLETDCKLFGYKSLQMEY, from the exons ATGCTGAATGTATGTAGAGTGTTTTCGTCTCACAGAATACTTGTGATTCTTACAGGAtttcttcttgttgctgttttCGTATTCATTG ATACCAATATGTTAGTGTGTAAAAGAACAGAAATCAACGTCAGTTCAGAGCAGAAAGACAAATTTAGCGGAAGAATGTTTATCGACAAGAAGAACCACTTACTCTACTGCTCCGTGCCAAAGATTGGTTCCACTTTCATGAAACGGCTTTTACTAATTCTCAGCGGCAAAATGAATAAAAGTTCTATTGTTGAAATTAAAACGAAATTGGCTCATAAAATAAGATTAGAAAATGTGAATATCTTAGACATAAATTCAGCTTCCATCAATGGTTGTTTCGCTAACTTCCATAAACTTTTGGTTGTTAGAAATCCATATGAGAGGTTATATTCGGCTTACCTGGACAAGTTCGTGAGACCAAACGGTTTATATTATAAACTTggtaaaaaaatcattaaaatgtttCGAAGCAATCCATCATCGCAAAGTTTATCATGTGGAGACGATGTAACGTTTCcggaatttataaaatatttcatttattctttacaaaccgGAAATCTAACTGACCCTCATTTCATACCAATACACATGCTCTGTCAGCCGTGTCTTTTTGATTATAAGGTCATAAGACTTGAAGACATTTCTGTGGAACTACCAAAATTTTTACATTCTATAGGAATAAACTTTATATCACCAAGTgattatttaaaagaaacaagATTACTCGACGAAGCCAAACACatagaatatttatttgaaagaaaCAGTCCCCTAGTTAAAAACTGTCTATCGTCTACAGAGGTACTGAGACGACTGTGGAAGAGAGATCAAATTAGGGGTTTTATAAAAATGAACTACTCTTTCCCTTTAGAAGACGTATTACTTCCTCATCTGCCAAAGTCACAgatattcaaaatgtttttctCTTACTACCAAATGTCTTATCGGAAAGACAGAAGGGCTAGCTATCGAACTGCCATGCTCGCAGCGTATTCACAATTGTCTCCAAGGGATTTTCAACTCACTCAACAATATTTAGAAACGGACTGCAAATTATTTGGTTATAAATCATTACAAATGGAATATTAG
- the LOC115214993 gene encoding carbohydrate sulfotransferase 11-like isoform X2, with protein sequence MLVCKRTEINVSSEQKDKFSGRMFIDKKNHLLYCSVPKIGSTFMKRLLLILSGKMNKSSIVEIKTKLAHKIRLENVNILDINSASINGCFANFHKLLVVRNPYERLYSAYLDKFVRPNGLYYKLGKKIIKMFRSNPSSQSLSCGDDVTFPEFIKYFIYSLQTGNLTDPHFIPIHMLCQPCLFDYKVIRLEDISVELPKFLHSIGINFISPSDYLKETRLLDEAKHIEYLFERNSPLVKNCLSSTEVLRRLWKRDQIRGFIKMNYSFPLEDVLLPHLPKSQIFKMFFSYYQMSYRKDRRASYRTAMLAAYSQLSPRDFQLTQQYLETDCKLFGYKSLQMEY encoded by the coding sequence ATGTTAGTGTGTAAAAGAACAGAAATCAACGTCAGTTCAGAGCAGAAAGACAAATTTAGCGGAAGAATGTTTATCGACAAGAAGAACCACTTACTCTACTGCTCCGTGCCAAAGATTGGTTCCACTTTCATGAAACGGCTTTTACTAATTCTCAGCGGCAAAATGAATAAAAGTTCTATTGTTGAAATTAAAACGAAATTGGCTCATAAAATAAGATTAGAAAATGTGAATATCTTAGACATAAATTCAGCTTCCATCAATGGTTGTTTCGCTAACTTCCATAAACTTTTGGTTGTTAGAAATCCATATGAGAGGTTATATTCGGCTTACCTGGACAAGTTCGTGAGACCAAACGGTTTATATTATAAACTTggtaaaaaaatcattaaaatgtttCGAAGCAATCCATCATCGCAAAGTTTATCATGTGGAGACGATGTAACGTTTCcggaatttataaaatatttcatttattctttacaaaccgGAAATCTAACTGACCCTCATTTCATACCAATACACATGCTCTGTCAGCCGTGTCTTTTTGATTATAAGGTCATAAGACTTGAAGACATTTCTGTGGAACTACCAAAATTTTTACATTCTATAGGAATAAACTTTATATCACCAAGTgattatttaaaagaaacaagATTACTCGACGAAGCCAAACACatagaatatttatttgaaagaaaCAGTCCCCTAGTTAAAAACTGTCTATCGTCTACAGAGGTACTGAGACGACTGTGGAAGAGAGATCAAATTAGGGGTTTTATAAAAATGAACTACTCTTTCCCTTTAGAAGACGTATTACTTCCTCATCTGCCAAAGTCACAgatattcaaaatgtttttctCTTACTACCAAATGTCTTATCGGAAAGACAGAAGGGCTAGCTATCGAACTGCCATGCTCGCAGCGTATTCACAATTGTCTCCAAGGGATTTTCAACTCACTCAACAATATTTAGAAACGGACTGCAAATTATTTGGTTATAAATCATTACAAATGGAATATTAG